A window of the Fusobacterium sp. JB019 genome harbors these coding sequences:
- a CDS encoding CinA family nicotinamide mononucleotide deamidase-related protein: protein MEATLILVGTELLNGAMLDTNSIYMTEKLNSYGILIKYKIIVKDDIEEIKYAIDIAKKSGDLVIMSGGLGPTIDDLTKKAVAEYLEKKLIIENEDLKKIKNKFKEKRIKFLDENKKEAEKIEGAISFENEIGMASGMYIDNIVCFPGVPRELYNLFPKFLKWYSEKHELKIDQIYTRDLLTYGIPESYLNNKLKRLFKEPRIEYEFLIKDYGTIIRLQSRISNKNVVEKIIKKIYNEVGDKIFSENNMKLEEVILGILKKKKLTLSVAESCTGGMISSKLVSVSGASEIYKEGLVTYSNLSKSERLGVNKKTLENYGAVSFEVATEMVKGLKTDVGIATTGIAGPSGGTKEKPVGLVFIGLRVKERIKIIKKIFKGSREEIREKAVLCSLFYLKELLDEGSN, encoded by the coding sequence ATGGAAGCAACACTCATATTAGTTGGAACTGAATTGTTAAATGGAGCAATGTTAGATACAAATAGCATATATATGACAGAAAAATTAAACTCTTACGGTATTTTAATAAAATATAAAATAATTGTTAAAGATGATATAGAAGAAATAAAATATGCAATAGATATTGCAAAAAAAAGTGGAGATTTAGTAATAATGTCTGGAGGTTTAGGTCCAACTATAGATGATTTAACAAAAAAAGCTGTTGCAGAATATTTAGAAAAAAAATTAATTATAGAAAATGAAGATTTAAAAAAAATAAAAAATAAATTTAAAGAAAAAAGGATTAAGTTTTTAGATGAAAATAAAAAAGAAGCAGAAAAAATAGAAGGAGCAATTTCTTTCGAAAATGAAATAGGAATGGCCTCAGGAATGTATATAGACAATATCGTTTGCTTTCCCGGAGTACCAAGAGAATTATATAATTTATTTCCTAAATTTTTAAAATGGTATTCAGAAAAGCATGAATTAAAAATAGATCAAATTTACACCAGAGATTTATTGACTTATGGAATACCGGAATCATATTTAAATAATAAGTTAAAGCGTTTATTTAAAGAGCCAAGAATAGAATATGAATTTTTAATAAAAGATTATGGAACAATAATAAGATTGCAAAGTAGAATAAGTAATAAAAACGTAGTAGAAAAAATAATTAAAAAGATATATAATGAAGTAGGTGACAAAATTTTTAGTGAGAATAATATGAAATTAGAGGAAGTGATATTAGGAATTTTAAAGAAAAAGAAATTGACGCTTTCAGTTGCAGAGTCATGTACAGGTGGAATGATTTCTTCTAAATTAGTATCGGTCTCAGGGGCTTCGGAAATTTATAAAGAAGGGTTAGTAACATATAGTAATTTATCTAAAAGTGAAAGATTAGGTGTAAATAAAAAAACATTGGAAAACTATGGAGCGGTTAGTTTTGAAGTGGCAACAGAAATGGTAAAAGGGTTAAAGACAGATGTGGGGATAGCTACAACAGGAATAGCAGGACCATCTGGAGGAACAAAAGAAAAACCAGTAGGGTTAGTTTTTATTGGTTTAAGGGTAAAAGAAAGAATAAAAATAATAAAGAAAATATTTAAAGGATCTAGGGAAGAAATAAGGGAAAAAGCTGTGTTATGTAGTTTATTTTACTTAAAGGAATTATTAGATGAAGGAAGTAATTAA
- a CDS encoding cupin domain-containing protein, with protein MKEVIKMTIGERIKKQRNEKGFSLRELASKVDLSASFLSQIEQGKASPSIENLKKIANCLEVRVSYLIEEEDEKIGSYHLKKKDRKYVESIDSKTSIALLTSSKIEKDMEPIMYEIKPGGESGRGLFNHNGEEFIYIVEGSLDIYIEDHITTLNEGDSFYFKSTLNHRFKNNGKKLTKALWVVTPPTF; from the coding sequence ATGAAGGAAGTAATTAAGATGACTATAGGGGAAAGAATAAAAAAGCAAAGAAACGAAAAAGGTTTTTCATTAAGAGAATTAGCAAGTAAAGTTGATTTATCTGCAAGTTTTTTATCTCAGATTGAACAAGGAAAAGCATCTCCATCTATTGAAAATTTAAAAAAAATTGCAAACTGTTTAGAAGTAAGAGTAAGCTATTTGATAGAAGAGGAAGATGAAAAAATAGGTTCTTATCATTTGAAGAAAAAAGATAGAAAATATGTTGAAAGTATTGATTCAAAAACGTCAATAGCTTTATTAACATCTTCTAAAATAGAAAAGGATATGGAACCAATTATGTATGAAATAAAACCTGGAGGAGAAAGTGGGAGAGGTTTATTCAATCACAATGGAGAAGAATTCATATATATAGTGGAAGGAAGCTTAGATATATATATAGAAGATCATATTACAACTTTAAATGAAGGAGATAGTTTCTATTTTAAATCAACATTAAATCATAGATTTAAGAATAATGGAAAAAAATTGACAAAAGCTTTATGGGTAGTTACACCACCGACATTTTAA
- a CDS encoding DegV family EDD domain-containing protein: MKIEVKVLNAMRLTKLLIAASRWLSRHADILNDLNVYPVPDGDTGTNMSMTLQAVENDLVRLSYEPEMNELCEIVSETILLGARGNSGTILSQIIQGFLDGLKDKEAVTVEDVIKAFEKAKEKAYKAVNNPVEGTMLTVIRKVSEAAKIYEGNKEDFIPFLSYLKNVAADAVEETPNLLDKLKEAGVVDAGGKGIYYILEGFEKSVTDPQMLEDLERIIQSQSKRKEILDANVSIMDEIKFKYCTEFIIENGDFDLEEYKGKITDYGDSMVCAQSSKKTKTHIHTNNPGLVFEVACKLGDLSHIKIDNMSLQQHKNNLFKDYDLFNSKNDSFLVNNKNSKPLAFFAIADNKELGEEFIKAGATAVLIGGQTQNPSVADIEKVLDKIETNTIYLLPNNKNIISAAKIVAERSDKEVIVVETKTMLEGYYIVENKELDLEKVTNQLIYNNSIEITKAVRDTKVELLEIKKGDYIALVNGKIKQKAKKLSELIEIIKINYISEETLKVVTAVGKQADKNTTLELGKLKEILRYKEMNIFQENYFYYIYIENRDPNLPEIAIVTDSTSDLSKDMIKDLKNIEIIPLKVKLDGNNYYRDGVDISSEEFWGKLLTEGQVPKTSQPSPAEFKDLYEKLLNKGYKKIISIHISGKLSGTQQAARVGRSMLKRDKDIVIIDSKTVTFALGFLVTEAAKMSKQGVALSQIIKWIEDRKEAMKVYFVVKDLELLQKGGRVGKTSATIGGILKIKPILKMENGEITTETKAIGDKGAMLHMEKLIKSSKKSIVLYTGWGGERNQSSNADMLKNIADKYKKVDYRGRVEIGAVIGSHVGSVYGMGIMDKIR, translated from the coding sequence ATGAAAATAGAAGTAAAAGTTTTAAATGCTATGAGACTTACAAAGTTATTGATAGCGGCGAGCAGATGGCTTTCAAGACATGCTGACATATTAAATGATTTGAATGTTTATCCTGTTCCTGATGGAGATACAGGAACTAATATGTCAATGACGTTACAAGCTGTTGAAAATGATTTGGTTAGACTTAGCTATGAACCAGAAATGAATGAATTATGTGAAATAGTATCAGAGACAATTCTTTTAGGTGCAAGAGGAAATTCAGGAACAATATTATCTCAAATAATTCAAGGATTTTTGGATGGCTTAAAAGATAAAGAAGCAGTTACTGTAGAAGATGTAATAAAAGCTTTTGAAAAAGCCAAAGAAAAGGCATATAAAGCAGTAAATAATCCAGTTGAAGGAACTATGCTTACAGTTATAAGAAAAGTTTCAGAAGCAGCTAAAATTTATGAAGGGAATAAAGAGGATTTTATTCCTTTTTTAAGCTATTTAAAAAATGTGGCAGCAGATGCAGTAGAAGAAACACCAAATTTATTAGATAAACTAAAAGAAGCGGGAGTAGTAGATGCAGGGGGAAAAGGAATATATTATATTCTAGAAGGATTTGAAAAATCTGTAACTGATCCTCAAATGCTAGAAGATTTAGAAAGAATAATTCAATCTCAATCAAAAAGAAAAGAAATTTTAGATGCGAATGTATCTATTATGGACGAAATAAAATTTAAATATTGTACAGAATTTATAATTGAAAACGGAGATTTTGATTTAGAAGAATATAAAGGAAAAATAACTGATTATGGAGATTCAATGGTTTGCGCCCAGTCTTCTAAAAAAACTAAGACACATATTCATACAAATAATCCAGGATTAGTTTTTGAAGTAGCTTGTAAATTAGGAGATTTATCGCATATAAAAATAGATAATATGTCATTACAACAACATAAAAATAATTTGTTTAAAGATTATGATTTATTTAACAGTAAAAATGATAGTTTTTTAGTAAATAATAAAAATAGTAAACCGTTAGCTTTCTTTGCTATTGCTGATAATAAAGAATTAGGAGAGGAGTTTATTAAAGCTGGAGCTACGGCAGTTTTAATAGGAGGACAAACACAAAATCCAAGTGTAGCTGATATTGAAAAAGTATTGGATAAGATAGAAACAAATACTATTTATCTTTTGCCAAATAATAAAAATATAATTTCAGCAGCAAAAATTGTAGCGGAAAGATCAGATAAAGAAGTAATTGTAGTGGAAACTAAGACAATGTTAGAAGGGTATTATATTGTTGAAAATAAAGAATTAGATTTAGAGAAAGTTACAAATCAACTAATTTATAACAACTCTATAGAAATAACAAAAGCAGTAAGAGACACCAAGGTTGAATTATTAGAGATAAAAAAAGGTGATTATATTGCTTTAGTTAATGGAAAAATAAAACAAAAAGCTAAAAAATTAAGTGAATTAATAGAAATTATAAAAATAAATTATATTTCAGAAGAAACTTTAAAAGTTGTAACAGCTGTAGGAAAGCAAGCGGATAAAAATACAACTTTGGAGTTAGGGAAATTGAAAGAAATTTTGAGATATAAAGAAATGAATATTTTTCAAGAAAATTATTTTTATTACATTTATATAGAAAATAGAGATCCAAATCTTCCAGAAATAGCTATAGTAACTGATTCAACATCAGATTTAAGCAAAGATATGATAAAGGATTTAAAAAACATCGAAATAATTCCATTAAAAGTCAAATTAGATGGAAATAATTATTATAGAGATGGAGTAGATATTTCAAGTGAAGAATTTTGGGGAAAGCTTCTTACAGAAGGACAAGTTCCCAAAACATCTCAACCTTCTCCAGCTGAGTTTAAAGATTTATATGAGAAATTATTAAACAAGGGTTACAAAAAAATTATTTCAATTCATATTTCAGGAAAACTTAGTGGAACTCAGCAAGCAGCAAGAGTAGGAAGAAGTATGCTTAAAAGAGATAAGGATATTGTGATAATAGATTCAAAAACAGTCACATTTGCTTTAGGATTTTTAGTGACAGAAGCAGCAAAAATGTCAAAACAAGGAGTTGCTTTATCTCAAATTATTAAGTGGATAGAAGATAGAAAAGAAGCGATGAAAGTATATTTTGTAGTAAAAGATTTAGAATTATTACAAAAAGGTGGAAGAGTAGGAAAAACTTCAGCAACAATAGGAGGAATTTTAAAAATAAAGCCAATTCTTAAAATGGAAAATGGAGAAATAACTACAGAAACTAAGGCTATAGGAGATAAGGGAGCAATGCTTCATATGGAAAAACTGATCAAATCTAGTAAAAAATCGATTGTTTTGTATACTGGGTGGGGAGGAGAAAGAAATCAATCTTCTAATGCGGATATGCTTAAAAATATAGCGGATAAATATAAAAAAGTTGATTATAGAGGTAGGGTTGAAATAGGAGCGGTTATTGGTTCTCATGTAGGTTCTGTTTATGGAATGGGAATTATGGATAAAATAAGATAA
- a CDS encoding ArsB/NhaD family transporter: MKENLILFVGIFIFLCTFYFIVSEKYPKSVMSVVGGSLMVWVGILDEKKALKTISYNLEILFLLIGMMIIVEIISETGLFQWVAIKIAQLVRGNAMKILIFLSLVTAFFSAMLDNVTTILLMVPITIFLVKKLKLDPKPFILIQIFMSNIGGTATMIGDPPNLIIASLGDINFNEFIINLMPIIIINIIIILGVASFFLRKKLIVSRELKNSIMELDVSRVIKNKRLMFQSLIVFSLVIIGFLTNFFTHMGLAIIAISGAFILILISKKNPEEILKKIEWDMIFFFGGLFILVQGVEELGIVEKLGEKLVFLTEGNLKLTSSLILIMSTFFSPLLGAIPSTLSLGKIILEILPNYNGETRILWWALSLGACLGGNMTIVGTAANMVGVSVAKKVGIEISFKEFFGYGVMIVLETTVMSLIYLYIRY, from the coding sequence GTGAAAGAAAATTTGATTTTATTCGTCGGCATTTTTATATTTTTATGTACTTTTTATTTTATAGTTTCAGAAAAATATCCAAAATCAGTAATGTCTGTAGTGGGTGGAAGTTTAATGGTGTGGGTTGGAATATTAGATGAGAAGAAAGCTTTAAAAACAATAAGTTATAATCTAGAAATATTATTTTTACTTATAGGAATGATGATTATAGTTGAAATAATATCAGAGACAGGCTTATTTCAATGGGTAGCAATAAAAATAGCTCAGCTGGTCAGAGGAAATGCTATGAAAATATTAATTTTTCTTTCTTTAGTAACTGCATTTTTTTCAGCAATGCTAGATAATGTAACAACAATTTTATTGATGGTACCTATAACTATATTTTTGGTGAAAAAATTAAAGCTAGATCCCAAACCCTTTATATTAATTCAAATATTTATGTCAAATATAGGTGGAACAGCCACAATGATAGGAGATCCTCCTAATTTAATAATAGCTAGTTTAGGGGATATAAATTTTAATGAATTTATTATAAATTTAATGCCAATAATAATAATAAATATAATTATTATATTAGGTGTAGCTAGTTTTTTTTTAAGAAAAAAATTAATTGTTTCAAGAGAACTTAAAAATAGTATAATGGAATTAGATGTTTCAAGAGTAATAAAAAATAAGAGATTAATGTTTCAATCGTTAATTGTATTTTCGTTAGTAATAATTGGATTTTTAACTAATTTTTTTACTCACATGGGGTTAGCTATTATAGCTATTTCAGGAGCATTTATTTTAATATTGATAAGTAAAAAAAATCCAGAAGAAATTTTAAAAAAAATAGAGTGGGATATGATATTTTTCTTTGGAGGATTATTTATTTTAGTTCAAGGAGTAGAAGAATTAGGAATAGTTGAAAAATTAGGAGAAAAATTAGTTTTTCTAACAGAGGGTAATTTAAAGTTAACATCTAGTTTAATTTTAATTATGTCAACATTTTTTTCACCTCTGCTAGGGGCGATACCCAGTACATTATCTTTAGGAAAAATTATATTAGAGATATTGCCTAATTACAATGGAGAAACAAGAATTTTATGGTGGGCATTGTCTTTAGGGGCTTGTTTAGGTGGAAACATGACAATTGTTGGAACTGCAGCAAATATGGTGGGTGTTTCGGTAGCTAAAAAGGTTGGAATAGAAATTTCATTTAAGGAATTTTTTGGATATGGAGTAATGATAGTTTTAGAAACAACAGTTATGAGTTTAATTTATTTATATATTAGATATTAA
- a CDS encoding PTS sugar transporter subunit IIA, translating into MKFSSYLDKNLIFNGIKGKTQEEVIENMLKEMSKKDSKIAKKQNEIREAVLKREREISTAIGKGIAIPHARMSKFNDFVVAIGILEEPLDVQVEGLNEKDEVKVVFLIVCDILKNKNILKIMSTITKLVMKYPEIMEKIKNSKNSEEIFDLIDSAKLEIGKKIIADDVLSPNIDPVTPDMTLEYVAKRLIVEKIAGIPVVDENRNFLGEITEKELIEFGMPKYYSVMSDLNFLTVGEPFEEYLINEKTALIENIYREKSSLCVIDRKAPIMEICFIMINKGITRIYVVEDGKYCGVIRRYDIIKKILHI; encoded by the coding sequence ATGAAATTTTCGAGTTATTTGGATAAAAATTTAATATTTAACGGAATAAAAGGGAAAACCCAAGAAGAAGTTATAGAAAATATGTTGAAAGAAATGTCCAAAAAAGATTCTAAAATAGCAAAGAAACAAAATGAGATAAGAGAGGCTGTATTAAAAAGAGAAAGAGAAATCTCAACTGCAATAGGGAAAGGGATAGCTATCCCTCATGCAAGAATGTCTAAATTTAATGACTTTGTTGTTGCGATTGGTATATTGGAAGAACCTTTAGATGTTCAGGTCGAAGGATTAAATGAAAAAGACGAAGTTAAAGTCGTCTTTTTAATAGTTTGTGATATATTAAAAAATAAAAATATATTAAAAATAATGAGTACAATTACAAAATTAGTTATGAAATATCCTGAAATTATGGAAAAAATAAAAAATTCAAAAAATTCAGAAGAAATTTTTGATTTAATTGATAGTGCGAAACTAGAAATAGGTAAAAAAATAATAGCGGATGATGTATTGAGCCCAAATATAGATCCAGTAACTCCTGACATGACTTTAGAATATGTGGCTAAAAGACTAATTGTAGAAAAAATAGCAGGAATTCCTGTAGTTGATGAAAATAGAAATTTTTTGGGAGAAATAACTGAAAAAGAATTAATAGAATTTGGAATGCCTAAATATTATTCAGTTATGTCTGATTTGAATTTTTTAACAGTGGGAGAACCCTTTGAAGAATATTTGATTAATGAAAAGACAGCATTGATAGAAAATATATATAGAGAAAAAAGTAGTTTATGCGTAATAGATAGAAAAGCTCCTATTATGGAAATTTGTTTTATTATGATAAATAAAGGAATAACAAGGATATATGTAGTTGAAGATGGAAAGTATTGTGGAGTGATTAGAAGATACGATATAATAAAGAAAATTTTACATATATAA
- a CDS encoding ArsB/NhaD family transporter, producing MFYLIAGMIIFIGTFYFIITEKIPSAWATMLGGLLMSLIGIMNEEEALKSVGERLEILFLLIGMMIVVHIISETGVFQWFAIKVAQLAKGEPFKLILMLSIVTAICSAFLDNVTTILLMAPVSILLANELRLDPFPFVMTEIMAANIGGAATLIGDPTQLIIGHEGRIGFNEFLINTSPMAIIAMVILLLNVYFFYCKKMEVSRELKARIMELDPSRSLKDKKVLRIALVIFLLIITGFILNNFVNKGLAIISLSGAIILVVLTKKEPKEVLENVEWETLFFFIGLFMMVTGIEYLHVIGFIGEKIVKITEGKFNLALILITWVSAGFTSIIGNVANAATVSKIIAVMEPAFRNEIHIKALWWALSFGSCLGGNLTILGSATNVVAVGAAKKASCKIDFVKFFKFGAVISIQTLIVATIYLLIRY from the coding sequence ATGTTTTATTTAATAGCTGGGATGATTATTTTTATAGGGACATTTTATTTTATAATAACAGAAAAAATACCATCTGCATGGGCAACTATGCTAGGGGGATTATTAATGTCTTTGATTGGAATAATGAATGAGGAAGAAGCTTTAAAATCAGTTGGGGAAAGATTGGAAATATTATTTTTATTGATAGGAATGATGATAGTTGTTCATATTATTTCAGAAACAGGAGTTTTCCAATGGTTTGCAATAAAAGTAGCTCAGTTAGCTAAAGGTGAACCATTTAAATTAATATTAATGTTATCTATAGTGACAGCTATATGTTCTGCGTTTTTAGATAATGTAACAACAATATTATTAATGGCTCCAGTATCAATTCTTTTAGCAAATGAATTAAGGTTAGATCCTTTTCCTTTCGTGATGACAGAAATAATGGCAGCGAATATAGGAGGAGCAGCAACCTTGATAGGAGATCCAACTCAATTAATTATAGGACATGAAGGAAGAATAGGATTTAATGAATTTTTAATAAATACTTCTCCCATGGCTATAATAGCTATGGTGATATTACTTTTAAATGTTTATTTTTTTTATTGTAAAAAAATGGAAGTTTCAAGAGAATTAAAAGCAAGAATAATGGAATTAGATCCTAGTCGTTCTTTAAAAGACAAAAAAGTTTTAAGGATAGCATTGGTAATATTTTTATTGATTATAACAGGTTTTATTTTGAATAATTTTGTAAATAAAGGGTTAGCTATAATATCTCTTTCAGGAGCAATAATTTTAGTTGTTTTAACTAAAAAAGAACCGAAAGAAGTTTTGGAAAACGTAGAGTGGGAAACTTTATTTTTCTTTATAGGCTTATTTATGATGGTTACAGGAATTGAATATCTGCATGTAATTGGATTTATAGGAGAAAAAATAGTGAAAATAACAGAAGGAAAATTTAATTTAGCTTTAATCTTAATCACTTGGGTTTCTGCAGGGTTTACATCTATAATAGGAAATGTAGCCAATGCAGCGACAGTTTCTAAGATTATAGCAGTTATGGAACCAGCTTTTAGAAATGAGATCCATATAAAAGCTCTTTGGTGGGCGCTATCTTTTGGTTCTTGTTTAGGAGGAAATTTAACTATTTTAGGCTCAGCGACTAATGTTGTTGCTGTTGGAGCGGCTAAAAAGGCTAGTTGTAAAATAGATTTTGTAAAGTTTTTTAAGTTTGGAGCAGTTATATCTATACAAACGTTGATTGTAGCAACTATTTATTTATTAATTAGATATTAA
- a CDS encoding biotin--[acetyl-CoA-carboxylase] ligase, whose product MNIYRFKEINSTNTFLKELDEKESYDIAIAEKQTLGRGRRGNKWSSEKGGAYFSFLLEEERGISSEKYIKLPLVVGYSLLRTFEKMECLDFKFKWTNDIYVNDKKLSGILVEKKANFYIIGIGINLNNEIGKEFKEKGISLKDINKKHYNKEEVIFKVIDDFKNNLRYYLNGNWKEILDYLNSRNYLLGKKIIIDLRNKKEEGIGQEIDESGEFLVEIKGEIKSFSIGEIHIKRR is encoded by the coding sequence ATGAATATATATAGATTTAAAGAGATAAATTCAACCAACACTTTTTTAAAAGAGTTAGATGAAAAAGAAAGTTATGATATTGCTATAGCAGAAAAGCAAACTTTAGGGAGAGGAAGGAGAGGGAATAAATGGTCTTCTGAAAAAGGAGGGGCATATTTTAGTTTTTTGTTGGAAGAAGAGAGAGGTATTTCTTCTGAAAAATATATAAAATTACCATTAGTTGTTGGTTATTCTCTTTTAAGAACCTTTGAAAAAATGGAATGTTTAGATTTTAAATTTAAATGGACAAATGATATTTATGTAAATGATAAAAAATTAAGTGGAATACTCGTTGAGAAAAAAGCAAATTTTTATATTATTGGTATAGGAATTAACTTAAATAATGAAATAGGAAAAGAATTCAAAGAGAAAGGAATATCTTTGAAAGATATTAATAAAAAACATTACAATAAAGAAGAGGTTATTTTTAAAGTCATTGATGACTTTAAAAATAATTTAAGATATTATTTGAACGGGAACTGGAAAGAGATATTAGACTATTTAAATTCTAGAAATTATCTTCTAGGAAAAAAGATAATTATAGATTTAAGAAATAAAAAGGAAGAAGGAATAGGTCAAGAAATTGATGAAAGCGGAGAATTTTTAGTTGAAATAAAAGGAGAAATAAAAAGCTTTTCCATAGGAGAAATTCATATTAAAAGGAGATAA
- the yaaA gene encoding S4 domain-containing protein YaaA — translation MNKIKINTEFIKLDQFLKWIGIAENGVMAKEIILSGEVKVNEEEERRRGKKLYPGDVIFVFGKEYTVE, via the coding sequence ATGAATAAAATAAAGATAAATACAGAGTTTATAAAATTAGATCAATTTTTAAAATGGATTGGAATTGCAGAAAATGGAGTAATGGCTAAAGAAATAATTTTATCGGGAGAAGTGAAGGTAAACGAAGAAGAAGAAAGAAGAAGAGGTAAAAAATTATATCCAGGAGATGTTATTTTTGTTTTTGGGAAAGAATATACTGTAGAGTAA
- the recF gene encoding DNA replication and repair protein RecF (All proteins in this family for which functions are known are DNA-binding proteins that assist the filamentation of RecA onto DNA for the initiation of recombination or recombinational repair.), translated as MKILEISYINFRNLKDKSIKLSPGINLFIGKNGQGKTSVVEAIYFNATGKSFRTSKYDEIISYNKTKTGCHMKFMDKLSNKSLAIKFDSQKKEYIFNKKKIAYEEYYGKVNIVSFIPEDIELIMGAPSIRRRFFNSEISQSNEDYFYNIRKYKKLLKIRNRYLKDKDVKNEMYRIYEEEFIKYGSLIVKKRIEYVKNISILLNLNYRKLFDNEKELCLKYSCFLGKVKRIELSEIQKKFRESIVKNYKKEIKYGYSFVGPQKDDFIFFLNEKEAKSFSSQGEKKSIVFSLKLAELDMILKEKRENPIFIIDDLSSYFDKTRKDNIIKFLVKRNIQVMITSTENFKINSKNFNVFEGELCYENN; from the coding sequence TTGAAAATTTTAGAAATAAGTTATATTAATTTTAGAAATTTAAAAGATAAGAGTATAAAGCTATCACCAGGAATAAATTTATTTATAGGAAAAAATGGTCAAGGGAAAACTTCTGTAGTAGAAGCTATATATTTTAATGCTACGGGAAAAAGTTTTAGAACTTCAAAATATGATGAAATCATAAGTTATAATAAAACAAAAACAGGTTGTCATATGAAGTTTATGGATAAGTTAAGTAATAAAAGCCTAGCAATAAAGTTTGATTCGCAAAAAAAAGAATATATTTTTAATAAAAAAAAGATAGCTTATGAAGAATATTATGGAAAAGTCAATATAGTTTCTTTTATTCCTGAGGATATAGAACTTATAATGGGGGCTCCTTCTATTAGAAGACGTTTTTTTAATAGTGAAATTTCTCAAAGTAACGAGGATTATTTTTATAACATAAGAAAATATAAAAAATTATTAAAAATAAGGAATAGGTATTTAAAAGATAAAGATGTGAAAAACGAGATGTATAGAATATATGAAGAAGAATTTATAAAGTATGGTTCTTTAATTGTGAAAAAAAGGATTGAATATGTTAAAAATATATCAATTTTATTAAATTTAAATTATAGAAAACTTTTTGACAATGAAAAAGAATTATGTTTAAAATATTCTTGCTTTTTAGGAAAAGTAAAAAGAATAGAATTAAGTGAAATACAAAAAAAGTTTAGAGAAAGTATAGTTAAAAATTATAAAAAAGAGATAAAATATGGTTATTCTTTTGTGGGACCTCAAAAGGATGATTTTATATTTTTTTTAAATGAGAAAGAAGCAAAATCATTTTCATCTCAAGGAGAAAAAAAATCAATAGTTTTTTCTTTGAAATTGGCAGAATTAGATATGATACTAAAAGAGAAAAGAGAAAATCCTATTTTTATTATAGATGATTTATCTTCATATTTTGATAAAACAAGAAAAGATAATATTATAAAATTTTTAGTAAAACGAAATATACAAGTTATGATTACTTCAACAGAAAATTTTAAAATAAATTCAAAAAATTTCAATGTATTTGAAGGAGAACTTTGTTATGAAAATAATTAG
- a CDS encoding DciA family protein, with product MKIISVEEMISKGIKKSKTLREALIKAYWKDIVDKMEVKSEVIKIKDEILIVKVEGSANLHFMTMKKNIYLENIEKLLKGKYIKKINYKLGKVNLQNKLQNKLEEIKEAERIKDVDYSIYSLEERIELLAQASKKREKYLLQNGYSKCIQCDNLFLGNNLKCPKCRGIEDKTVVNKY from the coding sequence ATGAAAATAATTAGTGTTGAAGAAATGATAAGTAAAGGAATAAAAAAAAGTAAAACATTAAGAGAGGCTTTAATAAAAGCTTATTGGAAAGATATTGTTGATAAAATGGAAGTGAAGTCAGAAGTTATAAAAATTAAAGATGAAATATTAATTGTTAAGGTTGAAGGATCGGCTAATTTACATTTTATGACAATGAAAAAAAATATTTACTTAGAAAATATAGAGAAATTACTAAAAGGCAAATATATAAAAAAAATAAATTATAAACTTGGAAAAGTTAATTTACAAAACAAATTACAAAATAAATTAGAAGAAATAAAAGAGGCTGAAAGAATAAAAGATGTAGATTATAGCATTTATTCATTAGAAGAAAGAATAGAATTATTAGCACAAGCATCTAAAAAAAGAGAAAAATATTTGTTGCAAAATGGTTATAGTAAATGTATTCAATGTGATAATTTATTTTTAGGAAACAACCTTAAATGCCCAAAATGTAGGGGGATAGAGGATAAAACAGTTGTGAATAAATATTAA